The following proteins are encoded in a genomic region of Methanoculleus bourgensis MS2:
- a CDS encoding peptidase M12, producing the protein MMKSIKVRLPGLLLASVLIGTFFVPVVSAGGENTNWLDTFDEWVTPRDMSMYNKPIVTKEPVRPGPEDLARHPGMILLGENVTFPDIASATVSGFPSGPTVGVVVTDPGYFSPVPQAGEVNLTNLPPLRNYDLATADPGAFVADVGSGSPVTLRLSGREFVLDLKPVPGPVAEGARAFVKNESGTFAVALPRIWSFEGMIAGEPGSSASFTVGDDVILGTIKSNTTSLVIAQAGTVEIDGVQRIVHVIYDERDVIPKFWPLATDRCVPPDGAEGSPDVTGSRVAGLAKSLSDAMRPGRA; encoded by the coding sequence ATGATGAAGAGCATCAAAGTGCGGCTGCCTGGTCTGCTGCTGGCATCAGTGCTCATCGGGACGTTCTTCGTTCCGGTGGTCTCTGCCGGTGGGGAGAACACAAACTGGCTTGATACCTTCGACGAGTGGGTCACACCCCGGGATATGTCGATGTACAACAAACCGATAGTTACGAAAGAGCCGGTGCGCCCGGGCCCCGAAGACCTGGCCAGGCACCCCGGCATGATCCTGCTCGGGGAGAATGTGACGTTCCCCGATATCGCATCTGCGACGGTGTCGGGCTTCCCGTCCGGCCCTACGGTTGGCGTGGTTGTGACCGATCCGGGCTACTTCAGCCCGGTCCCGCAGGCCGGCGAGGTGAACCTCACAAATCTCCCGCCCCTCCGGAACTACGACCTCGCGACCGCCGACCCAGGGGCGTTCGTCGCCGACGTGGGTTCGGGGAGCCCGGTGACGCTCCGCCTCTCCGGCCGGGAGTTCGTGCTCGACCTCAAACCGGTGCCGGGTCCCGTTGCAGAAGGCGCCCGGGCTTTTGTGAAGAACGAGTCGGGCACGTTCGCCGTCGCTCTCCCCCGTATTTGGTCCTTCGAGGGGATGATCGCCGGGGAACCCGGGAGTTCCGCATCCTTCACGGTCGGCGATGACGTGATCCTCGGGACGATCAAGAGTAATACGACGTCGCTCGTCATCGCCCAGGCCGGGACCGTCGAGATCGACGGAGTGCAGAGAATCGTGCATGTCATCTACGACGAGCGGGACGTCATCCCAAAATTCTGGCCCCTGGCGACCGATCGCTGCGTGCCGCCGGACGGGGCTGAGGGTTCTCCGGATGTTACCGGAAGCCGGGTTGCCGGCCTTGCAAAGAGCCTGAGCGACGCTATGAGGCCGGGAAGAGCCTGA
- a CDS encoding NUDIX hydrolase, which produces MPEKPFYLAVSALIRDGVGRVLLLKRAAADPINPGKWDLPGGTLDPGEIFDRALRREAREETGMLVTLRHVAGAGELDLPTKRIAYLIMACDADRTEVSLSPEHEAYAWVAPGEAAAMDLAEQFRGLFGGGG; this is translated from the coding sequence ATGCCCGAAAAACCGTTCTACCTCGCTGTCTCGGCGCTCATCCGGGACGGCGTTGGGAGGGTTCTCCTCCTGAAGCGTGCCGCCGCCGACCCCATCAACCCGGGGAAGTGGGACCTCCCCGGAGGGACGCTCGATCCCGGTGAGATCTTCGACCGTGCCCTCCGGCGGGAGGCTAGGGAAGAGACCGGGATGCTGGTCACCCTCAGGCACGTCGCGGGCGCCGGGGAACTCGACCTCCCGACGAAGAGAATCGCCTACCTGATCATGGCCTGCGATGCCGACAGGACCGAGGTCAGCCTCAGCCCTGAGCACGAGGCCTACGCCTGGGTCGCGCCCGGGGAGGCGGCGGCGATGGACCTTGCGGAGCAGTTCCGGGGGTTGTTTGGGGGCGGCGGGTGA
- a CDS encoding calcium-dependent protein kinase, giving the protein MRLKIGALICLALAIIAGCVWVLGPGQAPESPLPAGAGSGEEKYSLTAEFPEVRDSYTLYRVVPAAITEEQVREVAERFGLSGEPGAMNKKTGASLLIDASKDPEEQVSVYAHSGAVAYHIPDLELPTEVTRQPDLPTDAEAEKIALAFLEKTGMQSPDARVVEVGVNQKQEVWKAGESEPEASYDVTKAVRFGRSLDGLPVYGDEFAVILGDGGEVVGLVKTWREVTPDGNASLRSSREAYEDLLAAKTVRPHGGGEYDQITIENVAIGYWMEPGGVVQDLVRPVYAFSGTAVRGGAPEPYIEYVFADAGE; this is encoded by the coding sequence ATGCGATTAAAGATTGGTGCACTCATCTGCCTCGCTCTCGCGATCATAGCCGGGTGCGTATGGGTTCTTGGTCCGGGCCAGGCTCCGGAAAGCCCTCTTCCCGCCGGGGCGGGCTCAGGCGAAGAGAAGTACTCTCTCACCGCTGAGTTCCCGGAGGTGCGGGACTCGTACACGCTCTACCGGGTAGTCCCTGCCGCCATCACGGAAGAGCAGGTCCGGGAGGTTGCGGAGCGGTTTGGACTCTCGGGGGAACCAGGGGCGATGAACAAAAAGACGGGGGCGTCCCTCCTCATCGACGCCTCGAAGGATCCGGAGGAGCAGGTATCGGTGTATGCACATTCCGGCGCCGTGGCCTACCACATCCCTGACCTGGAACTGCCGACCGAGGTGACCCGGCAGCCGGACCTCCCGACGGATGCGGAGGCAGAGAAGATTGCGCTTGCGTTCCTTGAGAAGACCGGCATGCAGTCGCCGGATGCCCGGGTCGTGGAGGTTGGGGTGAACCAGAAGCAGGAGGTCTGGAAGGCGGGCGAGAGCGAGCCGGAGGCGTCGTACGATGTGACGAAAGCAGTCCGGTTCGGCCGTTCACTCGACGGGCTGCCGGTCTATGGCGACGAATTTGCGGTGATCCTGGGCGACGGCGGCGAGGTCGTCGGGCTCGTGAAGACCTGGCGGGAGGTGACGCCGGACGGGAATGCCAGCCTCCGATCCTCCAGGGAGGCGTATGAGGATCTCCTTGCAGCAAAGACTGTCCGCCCCCACGGGGGTGGGGAGTATGATCAGATCACGATCGAGAACGTCGCGATCGGTTACTGGATGGAGCCGGGAGGTGTCGTCCAGGATCTGGTCCGGCCGGTGTATGCGTTTTCCGGAACCGCGGTCCGGGGCGGTGCTCCTGAACCATATATCGAATACGTCTTTGCTGATGCAGGGGAGTGA